The proteins below come from a single Pedobacter aquae genomic window:
- a CDS encoding DUF2147 domain-containing protein, translating into MMRKSLFVFTLLVASLSSFAQNADAIIGKWLNKDKNAHIQIFKKGNTYLGKIAWLKEPLNEANKPKVDVQNPDVNLRTRPILNLEILQNFKFNNGIWENGTIYDPRYGKTYSCKISLEGNDKLNVRGFIGVSLIGRTDTWTRVK; encoded by the coding sequence ATGATGAGGAAAAGTTTATTCGTATTTACACTATTGGTAGCAAGTTTAAGCAGCTTTGCCCAAAATGCTGATGCAATTATAGGGAAATGGTTAAATAAGGATAAAAATGCGCATATCCAGATTTTTAAGAAAGGAAATACCTATCTTGGTAAGATAGCTTGGTTAAAAGAGCCTTTAAATGAGGCTAATAAACCAAAAGTAGATGTTCAAAATCCGGATGTAAATTTAAGAACAAGGCCAATTCTGAATTTAGAAATTTTACAAAATTTTAAATTTAATAATGGTATTTGGGAAAATGGTACAATTTATGATCCTAGATATGGGAAGACATATAGTTGCAAAATTTCTTTAGAAGGAAATGATAAGCTCAATGTTAGAGGTTTTATAGGTGTCTCTTTGATAGGAAGAACAGATACCTGGACCCGAGTAAAGTAA